The proteins below come from a single Williamwhitmania taraxaci genomic window:
- a CDS encoding dihydroorotate dehydrogenase-like protein, which yields MHSLETTYIGLTLKNPIVVSSSGLTSSVSKIVAMEQAGAGAVVLKSLFEEQILQEAGSLEISHDYPEASDYIRAYTKANSVGEYLSLIKEAKAKVSIPVIASINCFSSSEWIGFARQIEAAGADALEVNVFFLPVDNNKPGSFYEQTYLELAEKLRSAIKIPIVFKLGNHFTNVLWIIRELYFRKINGVVLFNRFYEPDIDINKIKMVSSEVFSHASDLRSSLRWVALSANKVPNMSIAASTGIHTGEAVIKMLLAGASATQVCSAVYKGGPGAITKMVEILGKWMDEQGYKTIDEFRGKLSYANISDPAAYERSQFMRYFSNME from the coding sequence ATGCACAGCTTAGAAACAACCTACATTGGCCTGACACTCAAGAATCCTATTGTTGTGAGCAGTTCAGGCTTAACCTCCAGTGTTAGTAAAATCGTGGCAATGGAGCAGGCGGGTGCCGGTGCGGTGGTGCTCAAATCGCTCTTCGAGGAGCAGATTCTTCAGGAGGCTGGCAGTCTCGAAATTTCGCACGATTACCCCGAAGCGTCCGATTATATTCGTGCTTACACCAAGGCAAACTCAGTAGGGGAGTATCTTTCGCTTATAAAGGAGGCAAAGGCAAAGGTATCTATTCCGGTAATTGCAAGCATTAACTGCTTCTCCTCTTCCGAGTGGATTGGTTTTGCACGCCAGATTGAGGCGGCTGGGGCCGATGCACTTGAGGTAAATGTGTTCTTTTTACCTGTAGATAACAATAAGCCCGGCTCTTTTTACGAGCAGACCTACCTCGAACTTGCCGAAAAACTACGTAGTGCAATCAAGATTCCCATTGTGTTTAAATTGGGTAATCACTTTACCAATGTGCTTTGGATTATCCGTGAACTCTACTTTCGGAAGATCAACGGTGTGGTATTGTTCAATCGGTTTTACGAGCCAGATATCGATATTAATAAGATCAAAATGGTGTCGTCGGAGGTGTTTAGCCATGCATCCGACCTTCGCTCCTCGCTTCGATGGGTAGCACTTTCGGCCAATAAAGTCCCCAACATGAGCATCGCAGCGTCTACTGGAATTCATACGGGCGAGGCCGTTATCAAGATGCTACTTGCCGGGGCTTCGGCGACGCAAGTTTGCTCTGCCGTATATAAAGGAGGTCCGGGAGCTATTACCAAAATGGTTGAAATTCTCGGTAAGTGGATGGACGAACAGGGTTATAAAACCATCGACGAGTTCCGAGGGAAATTGTCTTATGCAAATATCTCCGACCCAGCTGCGTATGAGCGCTCCCAGTTTATGCGCTACTTTTCGAATATGGAGTAG
- a CDS encoding YggS family pyridoxal phosphate-dependent enzyme yields MSVTENLSSIVKTIPAHVQLVAISKTKPVEVVMEVYQAGQRVFGENKVQEMVAKQESMPKDIQWHMVGHLQSNKVKYIAPFVSLIHSVDSQKLLEAIDKEAGKAQRVIDCLLQVHIAQEETKFGFNREELLTLVSSGTLARFPNIRVVGLMGMASFTDDEVQVRREFHGLHLLFVEMQTVFGAHFTQLSMGMSGDYLLAIEEGSTMVRVGSSIFGERNYNK; encoded by the coding sequence ATGAGCGTTACAGAAAACCTAAGTAGCATAGTAAAAACCATTCCGGCTCACGTGCAGCTGGTGGCCATTTCAAAAACGAAACCGGTTGAAGTTGTAATGGAGGTATACCAAGCAGGTCAGCGGGTGTTTGGCGAGAATAAAGTGCAGGAGATGGTGGCCAAGCAGGAGTCCATGCCCAAGGATATTCAGTGGCATATGGTGGGGCACCTGCAATCCAATAAGGTGAAGTATATTGCCCCGTTTGTGAGCCTGATACATTCCGTAGACAGTCAAAAGTTATTGGAGGCGATAGATAAGGAGGCAGGTAAAGCACAGCGTGTTATCGACTGCCTGCTGCAAGTTCATATAGCCCAAGAGGAGACCAAGTTTGGATTCAACCGAGAAGAACTCTTGACATTGGTGAGTTCCGGAACCCTTGCTCGTTTCCCTAATATTAGGGTGGTAGGACTGATGGGCATGGCCTCGTTTACCGACGATGAAGTTCAGGTTAGGCGCGAATTTCATGGGTTGCACCTCCTTTTTGTCGAGATGCAAACGGTGTTTGGGGCGCATTTTACTCAACTGTCAATGGGAATGTCGGGCGATTATCTACTTGCCATTGAGGAGGGAAGCACCATGGTTCGCGTGGGTAGTTCCATTTTTGGCGAAAGAAATTACAACAAATAG